One Phycisphaerae bacterium RAS2 DNA window includes the following coding sequences:
- a CDS encoding Histone H1-like protein Hc1, translated as MQEYEQLKQMVESCADDVAKAEGGNKAAGTRVRKAMQDIKNAAQTVRKKILEVRSSDTPS; from the coding sequence ATGCAAGAGTACGAGCAACTGAAGCAGATGGTGGAGTCCTGCGCCGACGACGTGGCGAAGGCCGAAGGCGGCAACAAGGCAGCCGGCACGCGCGTTCGCAAGGCCATGCAGGACATCAAGAACGCCGCGCAGACGGTGCGGAAGAAGATTCTCGAAGTCCGTTCGTCTGACACGCCCAGCTAA
- the xynZ_2 gene encoding Endo-1,4-beta-xylanase Z precursor, which yields MRTERRLTVALLAWMCLVTLAPRTCAWQSLVDDSAQPAATVPTALPRGFFQHTLELPEDGPRKYAVYIPPQYFTEADHQWPLLVVLHGSGEIGADGISPTQVGMGPYISGRPKRFPFIAVFPQAHAMWYRGKEEIAIYQTIEAVCREYRVDRERIYLTGFSMGGFGTWELGIRRPDLFAALVPICGAAPMDYLGNLVNMPVWVFHGAKDSNVKVEGSRDAVARLKSLGGSPHYTEFPQIAHNSWDTAYHTPALYKWMLAQRRTAHPKTIDYTFPSGAIQVWWLAIESEPNRKSPAHIRATVKDDGEVIVESEGVASFAILSKSEPIKVGQDVLVKWNGAVVFKGRYEGPMVVRPNRDAAPAAKTTSTP from the coding sequence ATGCGGACGGAACGACGGCTGACGGTCGCGCTGCTGGCCTGGATGTGTCTCGTGACGCTGGCGCCGCGCACGTGCGCCTGGCAATCGCTGGTCGACGATTCGGCGCAGCCCGCGGCGACCGTGCCGACGGCGCTGCCTCGCGGGTTCTTTCAGCACACGCTGGAGCTTCCTGAAGACGGCCCGCGCAAGTACGCCGTCTATATTCCCCCCCAGTACTTCACCGAGGCGGATCACCAGTGGCCGCTGCTGGTCGTGTTGCACGGCAGCGGCGAGATCGGCGCGGACGGCATCTCGCCGACCCAGGTCGGGATGGGGCCGTACATTTCGGGCCGGCCCAAGCGGTTTCCGTTCATCGCGGTGTTTCCGCAGGCGCACGCGATGTGGTACCGGGGGAAGGAAGAAATCGCGATCTACCAGACCATCGAAGCCGTCTGCAGGGAATACCGCGTGGATCGCGAGCGCATCTACCTGACGGGCTTCTCGATGGGCGGCTTCGGGACGTGGGAGCTGGGGATACGCCGGCCGGATCTGTTCGCGGCGCTGGTGCCGATCTGTGGAGCGGCACCGATGGATTACTTGGGCAACCTCGTGAACATGCCGGTGTGGGTGTTTCACGGGGCGAAGGATTCCAACGTGAAGGTGGAAGGCTCGCGCGACGCCGTGGCACGGCTCAAGTCGCTGGGCGGGTCGCCGCATTACACGGAGTTTCCGCAGATCGCGCATAATTCGTGGGACACGGCTTATCACACGCCGGCGTTATACAAGTGGATGCTTGCCCAGCGTCGCACGGCGCACCCCAAGACAATTGACTACACGTTTCCCAGCGGCGCGATCCAGGTCTGGTGGCTGGCGATCGAGAGCGAACCAAATCGCAAGTCGCCCGCGCACATTCGCGCGACGGTGAAGGACGACGGCGAAGTGATCGTCGAGAGCGAGGGCGTTGCCAGCTTCGCCATCCTGTCGAAATCGGAGCCGATCAAGGTGGGCCAGGACGTGCTGGTGAAGTGGAACGGCGCGGTCGTCTTCAAGGGGCGCTACGAAGGCCCGATGGTCGTGCGGCCCAATCGCGACGCCGCACCCGCCGCGAAGACAACGTCAACGCCCTGA
- the rpmH gene encoding 50S ribosomal protein L34: MHYPHRKSYRKRARKHGFRARMRTPGGRKTLARKRKIGRKVNIRAKY, from the coding sequence ATGCATTATCCCCATCGCAAGAGCTATCGAAAGCGCGCCCGCAAGCACGGCTTCCGCGCCCGCATGCGAACCCCCGGCGGCCGCAAGACCCTCGCCCGCAAGCGAAAGATCGGCCGCAAGGTCAACATCCGCGCAAAGTATTAA
- the fabZ_3 gene encoding 3-hydroxyacyl-[acyl-carrier-protein] dehydratase FabZ has translation MPPPPILDLATLDCGKVLHSREEIYSFLPQRFEMSQLDGIIHVDHDNMIMAGFRDVRPDEWWCRGHMPGSPIFPGVLMMETAAQLAAFAQHIFVPIPGAVMGFGGIDGAKFRGAVIPPARIILVNKAVDPRQRKFSCATQAYLNGTMVFEGVIAGIQLKM, from the coding sequence ATGCCCCCGCCACCGATTCTCGATCTCGCCACGCTGGACTGCGGCAAGGTTCTTCACAGCCGCGAGGAGATTTATTCGTTCCTCCCGCAGCGTTTCGAGATGTCGCAGCTCGACGGCATCATCCATGTCGATCACGACAACATGATCATGGCGGGTTTTCGCGATGTGCGCCCGGACGAATGGTGGTGTCGAGGCCACATGCCGGGCAGTCCGATTTTTCCCGGCGTGCTGATGATGGAGACCGCGGCGCAACTGGCCGCGTTCGCCCAGCACATCTTCGTGCCGATTCCCGGCGCGGTCATGGGCTTCGGCGGCATCGACGGAGCGAAGTTCCGCGGCGCGGTCATCCCCCCGGCGCGAATCATCCTCGTGAACAAGGCCGTCGATCCCCGTCAACGCAAGTTCAGCTGCGCCACGCAGGCGTACCTCAACGGAACGATGGTGTTCGAGGGGGTCATCGCGGGCATTCAGTTGAAGATGTGA
- the mca gene encoding Mycothiol S-conjugate amidase — MSAPATLDVLFTAPHPDDLEIGCGGTIAKLVKQGHRVGMVHLTNGEPTPHGSPEIRDKEMRAAADALGVQVLEMLGLTNRVLMDGPEPRYALATVIRKYKPRIVVGIAGRTVAASPDHYQSQLIIEAARFYSQLTKWDERFAGTKPHAVDHLLYRPIPRSAEGHHYPSQLVVDITDTIEQKIASVSCYASQFPPGRLENLVHYIRSVAGYEGAACGYKYGELLAVPRPIGVTDLAAQFGKWPVPSIIDTPRF, encoded by the coding sequence ATGTCCGCACCCGCCACGCTCGATGTTCTCTTCACCGCGCCCCATCCCGACGACCTCGAAATCGGTTGCGGCGGCACCATCGCCAAGCTCGTCAAACAGGGCCACCGCGTCGGAATGGTTCATCTCACCAATGGTGAGCCCACGCCGCACGGCTCACCGGAAATCCGTGACAAGGAGATGCGAGCCGCCGCCGACGCGCTCGGCGTGCAGGTGCTTGAAATGCTCGGTCTCACCAATCGCGTGCTGATGGATGGGCCGGAGCCGCGCTACGCCCTCGCGACGGTCATTCGCAAGTACAAGCCGCGCATCGTCGTCGGCATCGCCGGGCGCACCGTCGCCGCCTCGCCCGATCATTACCAGTCGCAATTGATTATCGAAGCCGCGCGGTTCTATTCGCAGCTCACCAAGTGGGACGAGCGCTTCGCCGGCACCAAGCCGCACGCCGTGGATCACCTGCTCTATCGCCCGATCCCGCGCTCCGCTGAGGGACATCACTACCCATCGCAGCTCGTTGTCGATATTACCGACACGATCGAACAGAAGATCGCGTCGGTCTCGTGCTACGCGTCGCAGTTCCCGCCGGGCCGGCTGGAGAACCTCGTCCACTACATCCGCTCGGTGGCGGGTTACGAAGGCGCGGCCTGCGGCTACAAATACGGCGAGCTGTTGGCCGTCCCGCGGCCCATCGGCGTGACGGATCTCGCGGCGCAATTCGGAAAGTGGCCCGTACCCTCGATTATTGACACGCCGAGGTTTTGA